The Plasmodium berghei ANKA genome assembly, chromosome: 8 genome has a segment encoding these proteins:
- a CDS encoding fam-a protein, with amino-acid sequence MNKRNIKVFFFFLSLYMCASNKAFANEPSLVNFTPKKDIPTKDIPTKDIPTKDIPTKDIPTKDIPTKDIPTKDIPTKDIPTNNPVQTDKKINKSVLVRLAQRMSAILIVILRAFACKQSKPQKSGLDKHIRTKNIAENATLGKATTDSVNPDNDDKNDIISISDSFDEMYENNKYLLCNDPEETKKVTKYMNEAVTLLQKQIETTVGYQNHFNYNNADIYTKKQDDADIGKLNITIENPDKYDEIKNMLWDPNNPQNIDHKFLNGQVVRVYNPNLMMIQQCYVSASNSSVICFHYLFKRVEISKDTTIIVYISTNMSDVNNNIEKNIHTLLEIVYSLKLGCNFEEELKNKFVNLSGYTIKKKDTHVDVTYFNSIFDSHILARLYDFKRIRSKNYVLLMNLKGIFSQKNKCIPNSTFLLS; translated from the exons atgaataaaagaaacattaaggtattttttttttttttaagctTGTATATGTGTGCAAGCAATAAAGCCTTTGCCAATGAACCTTCTTTAGTCAATTTTACTCCAAAAAAAGATATTCCAACAAAAGATATTCCAACAAAAGATATTCCAACAAAAGATATTCCAACAAAAGATATTCCAACAAAAGATATTCCAACAAAAGATATTCCAACAAAAGATATTCCAACAAAAGATATTCCAACAAATAACCCTGTTCAAAccgataaaaaaataaacaaatccGTTTTAGTTAGATTGGCTCAAAGAATGTCAGCTATATTAATAGTTATTTTACGAGCATTTGCTTGTAAACAATCTAAACCCCAAAAGTCTGGTTTAGACAAACATATtagaacaaaaaatattgcaGAAAATGCTACTCTAGGCAAGGCTACTACAGACAGTGTTAATCCTGACAACGATGA TAAAAATGATATCATTTCGATCAGTGATAGCTTCGATGAAAtgtatgaaaataataagtaCCTATTATGTAACGATCCTGAAGAAACTAAAAAAGTgacaaaatatatgaacgAAGCTGTAACTCTTTTACAGAAACAAATTGAAACTACAGTTGGTTACCAAAATCATTTTAACTATAATAATGcagatatatatactaaaaaACAAGACGATGCGGACATTGGAAAACTTAATATTACGATTGAAAATCCAGATAAG tacgatgaaataaaaaacatgcTATGGGACCCCAATAACCCCCAAAATATCGATCACAAATTTCTTAATG gACAGGTTGTTCGCGTATATAATCCAAATTTAATGATGATACAACAATGTTATGTGAGTGCTTCCAATTCATCTGTAATatgttttcattatttattcaaaaGAGTTGAA ATATCAAAAGACACAACtataatagtatatatttcaacAAATATGAGTGatgttaataataacatagaaaaaaatatacatacacTCTTAGAAATTgtatattcattaaaaCTTGGCTGTAATTTTGAAGAAGAACTTAAGAACAAATTTGTTAACTTATCCGGATATaccattaaaaaaaaagacacACACGTTGACGTTACCTATTTCAACTCT ATTTTTGATAGCCATATTTTAGCTCGACTTTAtgattttaaaagaattcgatcaaaaaattatgtactTCTTATGAACTTAAAAGGAATTTTCtcccaaaaaaataaatgtattcCAAACAGTacct
- a CDS encoding erythrocyte membrane associated protein 1 translates to MVKIHIEKFFFAVNLFLYLSDKCFAIEHASSSDTINEDEKVLVNTTLQETISSNDVSQNNSTDIDSTLKLVSSNFDLPKFASSSISLKNGKSQVCTDPEEIKKVTEIMDEAVYRLKYHSNFNNGYNHYYVGNEELSLCFTEDNGIKFERFHLVIPNPDNYEEIVKMFYTFRGIPYMDNFDFTEKLVHEYYSNLSLMYNSYESRTTPFCGYSFVLSADIQVSEDITMFVQTSVDIDDHNEFDTEKYKNTIVESANSLNIDVYANEYDQMENKTKLFVNLSGIIVKKKSDSVRVTYVNSIHNGDSFPKDFCDKQFRVKNMLYLIDLLKNSFK, encoded by the exons ATGGttaaaatacatatagaaaaatttttttttgctgtAAACTTGTTTCTATACCTAAGTGATAAATGTTTTGCAATAGAACATGCTTCAAGTAGCGATACTATAAACGAAGATGAAAAGGTTTTAGTTAATACTACTTTGCAAGAAACTATTTCATCCAATGATGTTtcacaaaataatagtacAGATATTGATTCTACGCTTAAACTTGTATCATCTAATTTTGATCTACCAAAATTTGC TAGTTCGAGTATAAGTCTTAAAAATGGGAAATCACAAGTGTGCACTGATCCTGAAGAAATCAAAAAAGTAACGGAAATTATGGACGAAGCTGTATATCGCTTAAAATACCATtctaattttaataatggTTATAATCATTATTATGTTGGCAATGAAGAGTTATCTTTATGTTTTACGGAAGACAACGgaataaaatttgaaagATTCCATCTTGTGATCCCCAATCCAGATAAT TATGAagaaatagtaaaaatgttttacaCATTTAGAGGCATTCCCTATATGGATAACTTCGATTTTACGg aaaaattgGTTCACGaatattattcaaatttatCATTGATGTATAATAGTTATGAAAGCCGAACCACACCATTCTGTGGATATAGTTTTGTTTTATCTGCAGATATTCAA GTATCAGAAGACATAACAATGTTTGTTCAAACATCAGTAGATATAGATGACCACAACGAGTTCGATAccgaaaaatataaaaacactATTGTAGAAAGTGCAAATTCATTAAATATTGATGTTTATGCGAACGAATATGACCAAATggaaaacaaaacaaaattgTTTGTTAATTTATCTGGAATTAtcgttaaaaaaaaaagcgaCAGTGTTCGTGTTACATACGTCAACTCT ATTCATAATGGTGACTCCTTTCCAAAAGATTTTTGTGACAAACAATTTagagtaaaaaatatgctatATTTGATcgatttattaaaaaatagttttaaataa